A section of the Engraulis encrasicolus isolate BLACKSEA-1 chromosome 8, IST_EnEncr_1.0, whole genome shotgun sequence genome encodes:
- the LOC134454145 gene encoding creatine kinase M-type-like: protein MAKNCHNDHKMKFPTDEEYPDLSAHNNHMAKVLTREIYDKLRGKSTPSGFTVDDVIQTGVDNPGHPFIMTVGCVAGDEESYEVFKDLLDPIISDRHNGYKPTDKHKTDLNFENLKGGDDLDPAYVLSSRVRTGRSIKGFTLPPHNSRGERRAVEKLSIEALASLDGEFKGKYYPLNGMTDAEQDQLINDHFLFDKPVSPLLTCAGMARDWPDARGIWHNDNKTFLVWVNEEDHLRVISMQKGGNMKEVFKRFCTGLTKIEAIFKKHNHGFMWNEHLGYVLTCPSNLGTGLRGGVHVKLPKLSTHAKFEEILTRLRLQKRGTGGVDTASVGGVFDISNADRLGSSEVYQVQLVVDGVKLMVEMEKKLEKGESIDDMIPAQK from the exons ATGGCAAAGAACTGCCACAACGATCACAAGATGAAGTTCCCCACGGACGAGGAGTACCCTGACCTGTCCGCTCACAACAACCATATGGCCAAGGTGCTGACCAGGGAAATCTACGACAAGCTGAGGGGCAAGTCTACCCCCAGCGGCTTCACCGTGGATGACGTCATCCAGACCGGTGTGGACAACCCCG GACATCCCTTCATCATGACCGTTGGCTGCGTTGCTGGAGACGAGGAGTCCTATGAGGTCTTCAAGGATCTGCTGGACCCAATCATCTCCGACCGTCACAATGGCTACAAGCCCACTGACAAGCACAAGACCGACCTGAACTTCGAGAACCTGAAG GGAGGTGACGATCTGGACCCCGCCTATGTGCTGTCCAGCCGTGTGCGTACCGGCCGTAGCATCAAGGGATTCACCCTGCCCCCCCACAACAGCCGTGGTGAGAGGAGAGCTGTGGAGAAGCTGTCCATTGAGG CTCTTGCCTCCCTCGACGGTGAGTTCAAGGGCAAGTACTATCCCCTGAACGGTATGACTGATGCCGAGCAGGATCAGCTGATCAACGATCACTTCCTGTTTGACAAGCCCGTGTCTCCCCTGCTGACCTGCGCTGGTATGGCCCGTGACTGGCCCGACGCAAGAGGCATTTG GCACAACGACAACAAGACCTTCCTGGTCTGGGTGAATGAGGAGGATCATCTGCGTGTCATCTCCATGCAGAAGGGAGGCAACATGAAGGAGGTCTTCAAGCGCTTCTGCACCGGTCTGACAAAG ATTGAGGCCATCTTCAAGAAGCACAACCACGGTTTCATGTGGAACGAGCATTTGGGATACGTCCTGACCTGCCCATCCAATCTTGGAACTGGCCTGCGCGGTGGTGTCCACGTCAAGCTGCCCAAGCTCAGCACACACGCCAAGTTCGAGGAGATCCTCACCAGGCTGCGTCTGCAGAAGCGTGGCACAG GTGGTGTGGACACCGCCTCCGTGGGTGGAGTCTTCGACATCTCCAACGCTGACCGTCTGGGTTCCTCAGAGGTTTATCAGGTGCAGTTGGTGGTTGATGGCGTCAAGCTCATGGTCGAGATGGAGAAGAAGCTTGAGAAGGGAGAGTCTATCGATGACATGATCCCTGCTCAGAAGTAA
- the zmp:0000000529 gene encoding WD repeat-containing protein 20 — protein sequence MAGDGGTLKDINEIKSQFRTREGFYKLLTLSDSQQRGGLPRGPTTSTTVGPGSGSGSIPGGGVGLVQGPGAASSSSAAANSSPAGFLPPVRVSMVKLQPEDPSEDSERVCFNIGRELYFYTYTNIKKAVDLSKPIDKRIYKGTQPTCHDFNQYSATADSVALIVGFSAGQVQYLDPIKKETSKLFNEERLIDKTKVTCLKWLPKSENLFLASHCSGHLYLYNVEHLCGTTAPQYSLLRQGEGFAVYACKSKTPRNPLLRWAVGDGGLNEFAFSPDGVHVACVSQDGCLRVFHFDSMELQGVMKSYFGGLLCVSWSPDGKYLATGGEDDLVTVWSFTESRVVARGHGHKSWVNVVAFDPFTTSLEDDETGEQSGSEEDLHQPGGVGVGGGGGGGVGGGGLHFGRVRTSSTLSRLSRHSSKGSRAPSVTYRFGSVGQDTQFCLWDLTDDVLYPRLPLSRAITNTFGSGVPTSGSTNINANPAAAVVEGHHHPSTNLHQPPTLPLPRSLSRSNSLPHPAVANASKGQSGGDSNSGGGSGGSSNAGGGGSSGGSGSGGGGGGGTSAFSIGRFATLSLQERKSDKSNSEKEHKRYHSLGNISKSNDKINMAPRSSRLDASKVLGTTLCPRMNEVPMLEPLVCKKIAHERLTVLVFMDDCIITACQEGLICTWARPGKVHPNQTLGAQNGSSPSGTVV from the exons ATGGCCGGTGATGGAGGCACACTCAAGGATATCAATGAAATTAAATCACAATTCAGGACCAGAGAGGGTTTTTACAAACTACTGACATTATCGGATTCACAGCAGCGGGGAGGATTACCTCGAGGTCCAACAACGAGCACCACGGTGGGCCCTGGGTCAGGATCGGGTTCAATACCCGGCGGTGGTGTTGGACTGGTGCAAGGGCCCGGGGCTGCCTCATCTTCCAGTGCCGCAGCCAACTCCTCTCCAGCGGGATTCCTTCCTCCGGTGCGAGTCTCTATGGTTAAGCTTCAGCCGGAAGATCCCAGCGAAGACTCTGAACGTGTGTGTTTCAACATAGGAAGAGAACTTTATTTTTACACCTACACAAACATTAAAAAG GCTGTCGACCTCAGTAAGCCAATTGACAAAAGGATATACAAGGGCACTCAACCGACCTGTCATGACTTCAACCAGTATTCTGCTACAGCGGACAGCGTGGCCCTTATTGTGGGGTTCTCTGCTGGCCAGGTGCAATACCTGGATCCCATCAAGAAAGAGACCAGCAAACTATTCAACGAAGAG CGTCTGATCGACAAGACAAAGGTGACCTGTCTGAAGTGGTTACCGAAATCAGAGAATTTGTTCCTGGCCTCTCACTGCAGCGGGCACCTGTACTTGTATAATGTGGAGCACCTGTGTGGAACTACGGCTCCCCAATATTCACTGCTGCGTCAAGGTGAAGGATTCGCAGTCTACGCCTGCAAGAGCAAGACGCCCCGTAATCCGCTGCTGCGCTGGGCTGTGGGCGACGGCGGCCTGAACGAGTTTGCCTTCTCCCCCGACGGTGTGCACGTGGCCTGCGTCAGCCAGGACGGCTGCCTACGCGTCTTCCATTTTGATTCCATGGAGTTACAGGGGGTCATGAAAAGCTACTTTGGCGGGCTGCTCTGCGTGTCGTGGAGCCCCGACGGCAAATACCTGGCCACGGGGGGCGAGGACGACCTGGTGACGGTGTGGTCGTTCACAGAGAGCCGTGTGGTGGCGCGCGGACATGGGCACAAGTCGTGGGTAAACGTGGTGGCCTTTGACCCCTTCACCACCAGCCTGGAGGACGACGAAACAGGGGAGCAGAGCGGGAGCGAGGAGGACTTGCATCAAccaggtggtgttggtgttggtggtggaggaggaggaggagtaggaggtgggGGACTGCATTTTGGAAGGGTGCGCACCAGTAGCACGCTCTCCCGCCTCTCGCGGCACAGCTCCAAGGGCAGCCGAGCGCCGTCCGTGACGTACCGGTTTGGCTCGGTGGGCCAAGACACTCAGTTCTGCCTGTGGGACTTGACCGACGACGTGCTCTACCCTCGCCTGCCGCTGTCCCGCGCCATCACCAACACGTTCGGCTCGGGGGTGCCCACCTCCGGCAGCACCAACATCAACGCCAACCCGGCCGCCGCCGTGGTGGAGGGCCACCATCACCCCTCCACCAACCTCCACCAGCCGCCCACGCTTCCGCTTCCGCGCTCGCTTTCTCGGTCCAACTCTCTTCCGCACCCTGCCGTGGCCAATGCCTCCAAGGGTCAAAGTGGGGGGGACAGCAACAGCGGGGGTGGCAGTGGAGGAAGTAGCAACGCTGGTGGTGGAGGCAGCagcggtggtagtggtagtggtggtggtggtggggggggaacCTCCGCGTTTAGCATCGGCCGCTTTGCCACGCTTTCCCTGCAGGAGCGCAAGTCCGACAAGAGCAACAGCGAGAAGGAGCACAAGCGCTACCATAGCCTGGGCAACATCAGCAAGAGCAACGACAAGATCAACATGGCGCCGCGCAGCAGCCGCCTGGACGCCTCCAAGGTGCTGGGCACCACGCTGTGCCCTCGCATGAACGAGGTGCCCATGCTGGAGCCGCTGGTGTGCAAGAAGATCGCCCACGAGAGGCTCACCGTGCTGGTGTTCATGGACGACTGCATCATCACCGCCTGCCAAGAGGGGCTGATCTGCACCTGGGCCCGACCCGGGAAAGTG CATCCAAACCAAACACTGGGAGCACAGAACGGGAGTTCGCCCAGTGGCACGGTGGTATAG